The Toxorhynchites rutilus septentrionalis strain SRP chromosome 1, ASM2978413v1, whole genome shotgun sequence genome contains the following window.
ACaagattttatgcatccaatattggatacgaaaatattctactgatggggaagaataatcttcagaagctttcccgctaattgcacttgattgaaaaatcacaaaaccaaatgtgtttggtcgcagtattatatggatagaaaacattaaaataaactctttcgcttgaatgtaattttcaattcccagggtaactggcagattattttttcagcaacgataacatctttccggaataccagatgctatccctggttattatgcacaatgctacagcgcgtgcggcaactctcggttgagacaacgatacctcatatccatatccctaacctgacccgtcccacaaaaattgttgcccctctaacctcgagtaaaccgcgagtaatcggtcgaaccCTAccaaacatagatttaagttgaaattatgtataaacaaatcatgaattagtagctccgcaaagctcatgcgattgagccttacaaataaaagGATTGagaattgaagaagaacatctttccggaatcttctcgatgctagATGGCAACCAAAtgaaaagaattccgcgcgtgtatgtgtgtgtgtgtggcgactGCTCCGATGTcgcaagcggaaccgtttttcgatactGATAATCTCttggtcgtcttctcttctccaCCTGATGGATCgtcttttctgcgctccctcacagttcgaaacaaactgaatgcgtttcaggtcaggccaggtttCAGGTTTCAGTTTCATGTTCGGTTCggttatagagactttaaactttttcagttcattcgtatctagccttgaaaaaggccattggaaattatttttctacacCTGTACTACgactccaccctcattgccttgagaaaggcactcgattcctcgttgttcagctcgtccagcaacaatgttgtccagtcggtgtccacacaaagaatgaatgcgtttcaggtccaGGTTTTGAattagagaggctttaaactttgagagttcattcgtctctacaaGAATgcatttcaccaccagaatatcgcttaactatgctttttgtccgtgattgaatcgagagaaggtgtggctTACGAttgcaatttggaaggcattcGCCTCTAAATGTACTCTGAGTtcgaaactttcagcgactgagcaataaccgattgaaaattatataattttcgcgatgcgaaacattttccgttgcgcgcgcatccaatattggataggaaaatattctactaatgggaaagaataatcttcagaaactttcctgctaattatttgcacttgattaaaaaatcacacaaccaaatgtatttggtcgcagtgttttatggatagaaaactttaAATTAAAATCTctcgcttgaatgttttttttcaattccaaggggaactggcagattatttttcagcaacgattacatctttccggaatcttctcgatgctggacagaaaccaaatgaaaagaattccgcgcgtgtatgtgtgtgtgtgacggTTGTTCCGATGCCTCAATCGGAACCgcttttcgatgctgatactctcttagtcgccttttcagtggcatcactctccaggctcttggtgacaccattcatcagcgctttcatgacgaacgaagttagcttcaccacaacaacgacaacttgctccaatcgctgttcactttaattttaaggctattgaaacaagtttttggatcataaAGTAActagtatataacgcgtagacattttatcattcgaatgaagtgtttatcataccgttCCGTTCTCggtctcggtctccggcgtaacgctttcgttttcgaaactttgattttactccCCGGTAGtcgtacgtcaaaaaataaagaatCGCATTCTTCAAAATGGCCTGGGTTAACTAGTCTTTTTACTCGGTGCGTTAACTCGTACCCCAAGATTCTGTTCCGTGAACACCTGGAAGGTTCTCGGAGAATAGCAGTACCGTAAATACATACAAGGCCTGGTTTTAGATAGGTACATGTGAGTATCTGTCCAACAATTCCCATCTCCAACACGTGGTAACAACTATCTAACCTGATCGTACGTCGGAAAGACTTTTTGGAGACTTGCTGTACCGTATAAATGTACAAGTCCTGTTTTTGGACAGATACATGTGAGTACCTGCCGATTATTCTCTATCTCCATTGTACGGTACTTCCTGTATCGTTTCTTAGACCGATTTCAACGACAACGATTGGATTAATATACCAACCATACCCATCCGTTCCCGGAAGAACGTATTACTACCTGAACAAGgactacttcagccattccatgccaaaccgatatagtggttaacagattttcgtgaaaagtggtagattcgttttttatcgcaaacaatcagacccgtattttttgattttttttcgttagggtgaccatttcctttttagggtggttcgaaaaatcccttttttcattatttttcctaaaactacttttttttaaatgcataacttttgaactactggatcgattctAATGATTGTCATATCCTGTGCCGTGCTGTGCATGTGGCagagtatgcggaaagcttatttgtcttttgtttcgctcgctcgtgttaatcttatattgccatatatattattatacgaatgcttaccagtatttgaaagtcatgacattttctgttattttatgtCTAATTTCAATTATTACATTCAATTattcgggatgacaaaacatgagctaaaaatcaattttgggtgtagaaggcttaataaatacaaaatttaaggattttttttcattgtattaTCTCTCGTCGTTTTTTTCACCGTCATCCaaaatgaattcaatttttaacGCGTACGTTAACACTAGAGCTACCGACATTTGTTATATACCTTTTTCTAccaaaccggtcattttgaccggggTTATGTTTAGCtgtcaaaatatgaaaattcgaataaaaaaattacagagTATAAACTATATTTCATTCCAATATTGCAAGTACTTGATAAATACAAttatttgcataaaatatagtattttagtttgtatttttatttagacataaaagacaaaaaagttagagagtgcaaagtgatttttgaaatgctgtaacttctttAAAAATCAACGTATGAAAATGGAATTtatatcattttgaagctcAAACTTTCTTGTTTTGGAATAGGTTATGAACATATTTATATCTGGGtctatgtagatgtagtggacaaaaatatccaGAAGtattaaaaaatcgatttctttttttttccaaacttttaGTTTTTAGATTCATCGCAAACGGAGAggtggttttgaaaactccaataacttctgtataaagttattttgttgctttgatgacgatgatgatgatgacccacctcatacccctacaaaggtttgaactggccgatttatctaatagataatatttatatttaaccaaattaagatatcagtattataaaacaaaacagcgaactgactctgttgcaggcatgattttctattaatcgaacatcataaataggcaaaaactttaaaagaaaaacaatggtcctatccgtatcgacattatcataatgataatcccaacttcagacccaaagtttttttaaggcatgtcaagaaaatttccaacccgggaagatccttgacagattgggaatcgaacccaatatctaaaagtgtctacttagaacacaatagagatctgccacattcagaaatactcgatataaccatcttataaaaagatagtttacgacaattctgaatgagctatccccattccagtttccacttcagacccacataaaaatttcattatgtatcagtgttctgccagtgttccattaacatagtccaggccCACCAATCGCGCGCAAGGCTCAAactctcgtagacaacgcttattacttttttttacaatatacattaacaaaacaacaacaaaaatcatcatcatcagtacgaacatggtagtttaacctgtaaataaattttattaattttaatcaattgagaacataaatgaatgatttagaaaaaaaaaattataaaatctgtttacaaaacagattttacattttacgaaaaaaatgatttgaattttttgcatcaattttaaaaaagtttcaAAATTACGTAAAATAGTATATTAGAAAatcttctgtaattttgcaaataaagggtgtgtcacatcaaattgcatcacggaaaaaacgctgtagaaatttaatttttaggaattatatcttcagctttcgcttataatcagataagagtgtatagatcacgttggccatgcttcactgtcaatttttcgtaaattttgaaaaatgtcgtcgaacgaaaaagagcgtcgtgaattaatcctgcgcactcatttcgagaatccggagttgtcacatcgggacatcggtaagatgctgggaatcgtccaatccacggtcagcagagtactaaaacgatacttcgagaacctaaccatcgaccggaaggtgaagaacggcaaaaaaggatgctccgtcagtgaaaaagatcacaagcgcgtagttaagcagtttagacgtgatccgagaagttcggtccgggatgtcgccaataagctgaatttgtcaagttcattcgtccagcggaccaagcagcgggagggcctgcgtacatacaaggttcagaaggctcctaaccgtgacgaaaggcaaaacatggtggggaagacgcgagcccggaagctgtacaccgaaatgctgacgaagccgcattgcctggtaatggacgacgaaacctacgtcaaagcggactttcgtcagctgccgggcctgttgttcttctccgcagaggacaaattcagcgttccggaggagattcgcaagcagaaactatccaagtttgccaaaaagtacatggtgtggcaagcgatctgctcttgcggaaagcggagcgcccccttcgtgatgaccggtacggtaaacgggcaggtttaccttaaggagtgcctacagaagcgcttactaccactattgaagcagcacgagggcccgaccatcttctggccggatctcgcttggtgccactattcaaaggacgtgttggagtggtacgaagccaacggggtcaccttcgtgccaaaggaaatgaacaagcCCAACGCGCcgtagcttcgcccaatagagaaatattgggcgattatgaagcaggcactccggaagaacccaaaagttgtcaaatcggaggcggacttcaagagaaaatggatttctgttcaaaaaaaactacaacctgacgttgtacagaaccttatggacgggtaaagaggaaggtgcgagcatacgggcttgggctcgaagtatgaataaaaagaccgttactgcgcggtgattttgattgacgtgaagaacgccttcaatagtgccagctgggaggccatcgccgaggcgctacacagattgaaggtccctggctacctgtacaggatactgaggagttgtttccagaatcggatcctggtatacaacacagacaggggacatatactgaagaatatctcggcgggagttccacaaggttccatcctaggtcctacgctttggaacacgatgtacgacggtattctaaggctgaagctacccagaggtgtggagatcgtgggcttcgcggacgacatggtaacaacggtaatcggcgagacgcttcaggaggtggaaatgttggcgactgaggctgtagacatgatcggtagttggatggacagcgtaaagctccagatgacacatcacaaaaccgaggtgctgttagtgagcaatcgcaaggcagtgctgcgggcagaggtatcggtcggaggacataccatcgtttcgaagcggacggtgaagtacctcggagtcatgatcgacgaccggctgaacttcaatcagcacgtcgactatgcatgtgggaaggcgtcaaaggccatcaacgtggtggcgaggatcatgccaaatagctttggcccaagcagcagcaaaaggcgtctcttggcaagtgtatcttcgtcgatactgaggtatggtggccctgcctggttggcggctctggaaaccaaCCGAAATCGGAgtaagctgaacagcacattccgactcatggccatgcgagtcgtaagtgcttataggaccatttcgacagaagctgtgtgtgtaatcgccggaatgattcccatctgcatcactctggcggaagatagcgagtgctacaagcgacgggaaagcagaggtatccggaaattgatgagagcggagtcgttggacaaatggcagtatgaatgggatacggcagaaaatggtagatggacgtacaggctgataccggtactttcgacctggttgaacaggaaacacggtgaagttaacttttacttgacgcagtttctgtctggacatggctgtttcaggcaatatctacaccggttcgggcacgcagtttcacccctctgtccggagtgtggagatatggaggaaacaccggagcacgtcgtttttgtctgtcccaggttcaccgaaagcTGCGAGGGGccgcctgcacttcatgtcgggaatattgtggaggagatgtgtcgcgacgagatgatctggaatgccgtgagcagtgcaatcacacaaatcatgtcggagcagCAGCGAAGGTgaagggctgaccaaagtgctgacaacgtccgacggtgaaaggtgaacaacggcgacggctgttgcaagagatggtacctcacgagagtagctgtgacggcgaacatttcgaaggaacgagcatcaaggatgaagccatgatcaaaatggtgcataccccacgagagtagctgtgacggagtgcgcgtcatgttggagggcactacctaatcggcgctccgctgggaagagaaatcctgcgagggtgactgtgacggggcgcgcgtcaagttggagggcgcttcctaatcggtgcacgtctcgacaggtaaacggatactgccgcggagaacagcaaaatgcctgcctggcaacgcctggcctggcctggatggaggatcACTGCGAACGTTTCGACGGAGCGAGCGCGTAGGAGGGCGTCATCAAATCGGtgtgtaccccacgagagttgccgtgacggagtgcgcgtcaggttggagggcactgcctaatcggcgctccgttgggaagagaaatcctgcgagagtgactgtgacggggcgcgcgtcaagttagagggcgcttcctaatcggttcacgtctcgacaggtgagaaactccgcgagggtggctgtgacgggttgcgcgtcaagttggagggcaattcctaatcggttcacgtctcgacgggtaaatggatgcctgcgaagaggacatcaggcagtggaattaataacgaatagagagaaaaaatattgagaaaaagggaaggacaacgctagttagcgttgaaaactcgagaagtgcatgagcacagccgccccctgaagtagtcgcctagatgtggtcccagggggaataaggcaacgagtagagggcttggtttttgtgggtgcgatccccactcgacgtctgggttaacccttcccaggtaaggctggtagagcgttcctcacctctttaaaaaatatatatatatatatatatatatatatacacacactcTACCCCTCCTATTATTGCTTTGAAAATGCTGTTTATTTATATACTTCCTGGAGTGCATTCAGATTTTTATGCAGGTAGTTCCATCAGGAGAAATTATAGCTATGTTGAcggtcattctcatccaaagatGACGACAGTATCAACATTCTTCTTAGTCTACGTAAATTGATTCTTTTTACTATTGCTCTCTGaggaaacaaactttttttttcttatgattTGATCATCTATATTTCAGATACTGGTCAAATTtcagaaattaattttattttacgcggtttttggaatttttttactcgaattttgggatttacgcggtttttttaacgcGGCACGCATTaaccgcgtaaaaattcaatatgctaGTTGATGTGACATTTCACGAAacaagtttgtattgtatcactgattagtagctgagaaataaaagaagatacagatagcatgattatagcatgcaaaaaaatgaggtaatcaattgttagagtttttttgcgcggattttggaattgacTCGGTTTTCTTTtacggtttttgtttacgcggcacgtatcccccacgtaaaaagcgactccagtgtaataCAAATATACACAACTTACTCATACTGAAAACTACTAtaactgcatttttttaaatcaacccAATTGTCCACAATATTGTGAGTATTTCAACTGCACTTcaatatcacatattttctaccgtattttttttccctgttggatgtgaaccactgcgtccattattctgaactattgtggtatatcccattttttttgtactccgcttcaagcttacctactgcttattgatgaagaagtagactgaaagctatagcgatataggtgccaatcaggaatactctgtttgataaattttataattctgatcggcgacgcagaccaaatttccttgggctccagaatagccttatcaaggtattgaagtctgcgtctagttagagctccacaattacagagcaaatgttccgaggtttcgctttcggtattacaaaaacgacaaatatcatcttgcactaaacctatgtttttgagatggtatttactcggacagtgtcctattataaggcctgtgattgtgcctaagtctttcttattaagactcagcaattgttgagtaattttaatactcggcgtgatacatttttttgactggttgagttgtaccgccaaccagttggctaaCACTTCCCTGTCTTCCCAGTTTttcagctcacctttcaacacacagtcagatattccacagaatggttctggaccagtgaaaggtgagcttgagccgtttctggcaagttcatctgctcgctcgtttccctctattccacaatggccaggaatccagtacagttgtaccgaacatATCCGACTTAGGtgccgtaagaggagaatgcattcccagacaatttttgaggagcatttaaaagcatttagagctttaagtgccgcttgactgtctgagaatatgcagatgttagcatgtctatattttcttttaaggcagacatttgagcattctattatcgcagctatttctgcttgaaagactgttggccagtttcccatagctacagagatttttgttctgggaccatacactccagcacctgttctgattcccatttttgacccatcagtgtagaacatgattaaaccattacgaacactgggaccgccttcatcccatattgaacgagaaggttcgattacactgtatggaatTGTTACGGACGGAAATGTCAAATCAGGGCCGGTGGTAAAATTTGTTTACGATCTAGGGATAATaaaagaaatatgtgtttccctaTCTCGAGCAACGGCGAGAATAGGAGAAACTGAATTATGAAACACATGTTTTCCCCGTATCTCGTATAGGAGCGAGAAAGGGAGAAAACAACTAGAAAATAGGTACTTAGAATGACGCAGGCAAAAAGAGATTGCCGGATAAGCAGGTAGAACACATGGCAGGAATAACTGAAATGACGCAGGCAAAAAGAGTTTGGCACCAAGGCAAAAGAGAAGTAATGAATACCCTTGCGCACCAACAGGCAGTTATTATTGTGATAAGATGTTCAGGTAGCTTATCGCTATGTGTGGTGAGGGTAGAATTAAGAACTGGGGAGATAGTTTTAGTATAAAAACTGTAGAAATCACAGAAATAAATTACTCTCGATTCGTCCACGGAAGAAGCGTTTTCCTTGTGAGTAGAATCCGAACCAGCTAGTCAAATTACTagcatctagggaattttgaCATTCCCTAGATTAACAGGAATGTcgtagttagtcctaggttccatccaatcactgttcatctctgaggatggccctacgggtaagagattcaggatgctcaagtgaccaattttgtctccgtctagtatttttttccattgtttaagctttagagcgcttttcttagcctctagctgaacatgttggttcagaggtagcaagtgaaggatagcctccagtgccttcgagggtgtgcttcgcattgctccatttccactcccccaagatataaagactgcagatgctgttTACAACAACTGTCAATGAGAAAATATAATAGCATCACAATATattacaaaatttcaaaaatttcccaAATTTTGTGGTTTAGAAGCAGTAATTGTTCCGGAAATTTTGATTAGCTGGCACCGTAGTGGCAGATTGACGTTGTTTCTAAGCAATTTTGGAATTAGAAATATTAAAAGTCACGACCtgtcattttgaccggtcggtataaataggtataccacacatgtatatcagaaaaattggaagtgagagaccaaaataatttataatattgatcaatacatgagtttagaaaaagtcataacatcatcgaaaaaatataaaaataaatgtcaATACAAAATCTAGCGAACAAATCAtataaccggtcattttgaccggttggtagttctagtgttaatgattGGATTCCAAAACAACTCATTGAGAAATGTTGCTTAATCTCGGAATTATAATTGCGAATTAATTTTATTGACCAATGGAACATCCTCTTTGCCAGTACTCACCGAATAATAAGTGGGAACACATTGTCTGGCGCTTGGGCCCGGAAATCTCTATAATACAGCAGGAACGGATTCTTTTGTTCTTCCACAAAGATTGGCGGAATACCGCCGGTTGTCGTCACAATGCTGATATCGGCGCAGTTTCTGAAGGTTTCCGGTTTCCCACAGCCGACACCTTCCGTTCCGTTATCACATCTTCCCCACATATTGCCGGTATAGTAAGTCCACTGCATGACACACCGTGGACAAGTTAGGAAATGTGGCAGTTTCACTCGGTACTTGAATATCTCAGTCTTGCCAGATTCCGGAGGTATCATATACCTAACCTCGTTGCTCGTTCCCGATAAAAACAGCGGAAACCTGTCGAAACACTCCTGGGTGGCATCATACTGCGGACACAGGAACAGCTCAAATCGACCCATGTGATTGGCGGTCAGTTCGATCTCCACATCTATTTCTTGACCAGCGAAATATCGCCTGCTAACAATTCCATGCCCGTACTCCCCGCCGTCCTCATGCGGACGGGGACTCCGCAGATGATAGGCATCTCCGCACACACCACAGTTACCCTGGTTTTGCTCCCACTGCACGGCGTAGCCTCCGCAGAACAACTCGTTGTCGTTGTAGTTCACAGGATTGGGAAACCCGAAGCGCCACATGGCATTACGCGACGGGGGATCCATCAGCCGACCATGCCCAATGACGGCCGTTATGCCGCACAGCAGCTGCACGAGTACCTGGAGCGCGTAACTGTTCGCTTTGAGTCGCATCTGGAAAAAGATGGAAGAAGAATGAGAGATTATTAGACGATGATCGATAATcttgtatttttcagatggcaCCCAATATAAGTACTCCTGTTATACTGGGATTGATTATAGTCGCTTGTCTGTGTACAACGACAGCTGCTATTGACAGTGAGtacaaattattaaaatatatcaaatataattaaataa
Protein-coding sequences here:
- the LOC129767465 gene encoding uncharacterized protein LOC129767465, encoding MRLKANSYALQVLVQLLCGITAVIGHGRLMDPPSRNAMWRFGFPNPVNYNDNELFCGGYAVQWEQNQGNCGVCGDAYHLRSPRPHEDGGEYGHGIVSRRYFAGQEIDVEIELTANHMGRFELFLCPQYDATQECFDRFPLFLSGTSNEVRYMIPPESGKTEIFKYRVKLPHFLTCPRCVMQWTYYTGNMWGRCDNGTEGVGCGKPETFRNCADISIVTTTGGIPPIFVEEQKNPFLLYYRDFRAQAPDNVFPLIIRDQVCLPTAAYRRFLGMDEWCKHNCLRYPPNCPESVCHCPNTCEAIGDIQGKEGADVFCMDECLNYKSTCPKDRCRCT